In Leptotrichia buccalis C-1013-b, the genomic window GAGTGAATCTGATATTTACAACGTGAACTCAACAAGTCAAGGATTGGATGAATTTAACAATATTCTTAATATGCTTTCGCTTTTTATAAGTGGAGTTGCCGCCATTTCACTTTTTGTAGGTGGAATAGGAGTTATGAATATAATGCTTGTAAGTGTTACCGAAAGAATCAGGGAAGTTGGACTCAGAAAGGCAATTGGGGCTAAGACTAGGCACATTCTTATACAATTTTTGATAGAAGCAGTTATTTTAACATTTTTTGGTGGAATAATTGGAGTTGTAATTGGATATTCATTGGCACTCCTGATCGGCATATTTATACAAACTTCGCCAATATTAAGTCCGGTTGTAGTATTTGTGTGTATATTCGTTTCTACAATGATAGGATTGGTTTTTGGTGTTTATCCAGCAAAAAAAGCTGCGGCATTGGAGCCGATGGAAGCACTGAGAACAGATTAGAATTATGTTTAAATAAAAATAAAAATTGATTATCTTAAAAAATTAAATTTAGGATAATCTTTTTTTATAGATTTTGAGAAAAGTGTGATATAATAAGGAATAAATTTTAAATATATTTGAATTATAATATTGATGAGAAATGTAGAGTATAAAAGGAGATGATAAAAAATGTCAAAAAATAAGTATATTGATATGGATATAACAAATTTGCCAACACCAGCGTTTATAGTTGATGAAAGGCTGCTAAAAAGAAATCTTGAAACATTAAAAAGTGTAATTGATAGAACAGGATGTAAAATATTGCTTGCACAAAAGGGATTTTCGATGTTTTATTTCTATCTGTTAATTAGTGAATATTTAAATGGTACGACTGCAAGTTCATTATTTGAGGCAAGACTTGGGTATGAGGAAATGGAATTGAAAAATCCTGGTAAAAAATTAGAAACTCATATTTTTAATCCGTCTTACAGGGATGATGAGTTTGATGAAATAATGGAAATAACAAATCATATTGTTTTTAATTCTTTCAATCAATGGAAAAAATTTAAAAGTAAAGTGAAGGAATTTGAAGAAAAGAATGGTAAAAAAATTAGCTGTGGACTTCGGTTAAATCCAGAATTTTCAGAAGTTGAAACAGAGATTTATAATCCAGCGGGAAGGTTCTCAAGATTTGGCGTAACACTCGAAAACTTTAAGGAAGATGAGATTGAAGGCTTGGATGGCTTTCATTTCCATGCACTCTGTGAGCAAAATTCAGATGCGCTTGAAAATGTATTAAAAATTTTTGAACAAAAATTTGGGAAATACCTGTATAATATGAAATGGCTTAATTTTGGCGGAGGACATCACATTACAAGAGAAGATTATGATATTGAAAAACTTGTAAAATGTATAAATTATATAAAAGAAAAATATAATGTGGAAGTGTATTTGGAGCCAGGAGAAGCGGTTGCCTTGAATACAGGATTTTTAGTTTCGGAAGTTTTAGATATTACAAAAAATGAGATGGATATTTTATTAATGGATACTTCGGCCTCCTGCCATATGCCTGATGTAATCGAAATGCCATACCGTCCATTTATTTTTGGTTCAGGAATGCCAAATGAGAAGAAATACACTTATAGATTGGGAGGGCCTACTTGTCTTGCTGGAGATATAATCGGAGATTATTCCTTTGATGAACCTGTAAAAGTGGGAGATAAGCTTATTTTTACTGATATGGCACATTACAGCATGGTTAAGACGAATACTTTCAATGGGATAAATTTGCCTGTGATTGCAGTTTATACAGAAAAAGGTGGAGTTGAGGTTATTAGAAAATTTGAATACGAAGACTTTAGAAATAGATTGTCATAATTTGAAATAAAAAAATGGGGTTGTCTCATAAGGTAATACAAGACAACCTCTTCTTGTGTTAGTTTTTTTCTAGTTGCTAATTATTCATTTCATCTACAATTGTATTATTTTATTAGCTACATCTTCAACAAATCTCTTATCGTGTTCTACCAATATTAAAGTTAAAGTTGACTTTTTTATAATTTCCTCAATCTGTATTCTTGATATT contains:
- the nspC gene encoding carboxynorspermidine decarboxylase, which codes for MSKNKYIDMDITNLPTPAFIVDERLLKRNLETLKSVIDRTGCKILLAQKGFSMFYFYLLISEYLNGTTASSLFEARLGYEEMELKNPGKKLETHIFNPSYRDDEFDEIMEITNHIVFNSFNQWKKFKSKVKEFEEKNGKKISCGLRLNPEFSEVETEIYNPAGRFSRFGVTLENFKEDEIEGLDGFHFHALCEQNSDALENVLKIFEQKFGKYLYNMKWLNFGGGHHITREDYDIEKLVKCINYIKEKYNVEVYLEPGEAVALNTGFLVSEVLDITKNEMDILLMDTSASCHMPDVIEMPYRPFIFGSGMPNEKKYTYRLGGPTCLAGDIIGDYSFDEPVKVGDKLIFTDMAHYSMVKTNTFNGINLPVIAVYTEKGGVEVIRKFEYEDFRNRLS